A region of Myxococcus stipitatus DSM 14675 DNA encodes the following proteins:
- a CDS encoding ABC transporter ATP-binding protein, with translation MIEIVDLHKTFGENKVLTGINLTVPAGSTCVILGGSGSGKTVLMKHMIGLLRPDSGQVIIDGEDIIPLGVEGLQRVRNKFGMVFQAAALFDSMTVFENVAFPLREHTQLSEDELHEKVRAKLDLMGLKREVESKFPSDLSGGMRKRVGLARAVVLDPKIVLYDEPTTGLDPITTDYVDEMILAAQKGLGVTSVVISHDISSAFNVADQIAFLSKGVIVANGPPEQLRESEHPAVKVFLETWFGKN, from the coding sequence ATGATCGAGATCGTGGACCTGCACAAGACCTTCGGTGAGAACAAGGTCCTCACGGGCATCAACCTCACCGTGCCGGCGGGAAGCACGTGCGTCATCCTGGGAGGATCCGGCTCCGGGAAGACGGTGTTGATGAAACACATGATTGGCCTGCTCCGCCCCGACAGCGGCCAGGTCATCATCGACGGAGAGGACATCATCCCCCTCGGTGTCGAGGGCCTGCAGCGGGTGCGCAACAAGTTCGGCATGGTGTTCCAGGCCGCGGCCCTCTTCGACTCGATGACGGTGTTCGAGAACGTGGCCTTCCCGCTGCGGGAGCACACGCAGCTCTCCGAGGACGAGCTGCACGAGAAGGTCCGCGCCAAGCTGGACCTGATGGGCCTCAAGCGGGAGGTGGAGTCCAAGTTCCCCTCCGACTTGTCGGGCGGCATGCGCAAGCGGGTGGGGCTTGCCCGCGCGGTGGTGCTGGACCCCAAGATCGTCCTCTATGACGAGCCCACGACGGGGTTGGACCCCATCACCACGGACTACGTCGACGAGATGATCCTCGCGGCCCAGAAGGGGCTGGGTGTCACCAGCGTCGTCATCAGTCACGACATCTCCTCCGCCTTCAACGTGGCGGATCAGATTGCCTTTCTGTCCAAGGGCGTCATCGTGGCGAATGGCCCGCCGGAGCAGCTGCGGGAGTCGGAGCACCCCGCGGTGAAGGTGTTCCTGGAGACGTGGTTCGGGAAGAACTGA
- a CDS encoding M16 family metallopeptidase: MASRKSLTPKSSPRPAAKKAPSRAKKPAATKAAPTSRPLVFPELHDSTTSSGLKVVSAERGPLPMVSMRLVIRAGSSTDPKGKHGIADFAARLLRRGTRRMTAEAIDEAVEFVGASLGVGVGEDTLSVAITTPAEHFAQMLEVMGQLVMEPTFPESEVADARERALAQFANDLDEPSVIADRALVRALWGDHPYGHDVSGSTKTVSTFTREDVVRFHQERLGPKVAMLVVVGSVDPKKVAQAAEKAFAGWSGGPDAPMVIPALNRVVGAGRVVVVDKPDQTQSQVRLGGPGYRMGHEDYFPSTAMNIALGGGFTSRLMNEVRVNRGLTYSIGCWFDAMHAAGIFALSTFTKTESTREIIDVSLGEITKVRDSGIKPGELRDAQTYMSGLYPLRTETNESIAHSIADIRLNGLGDDWVVEFRDRLRAVTPKQVLAVARKYCFAESPAVVVLGKADAVKKQLRGLGPITVVPASEYE, translated from the coding sequence ATGGCCTCCCGCAAGAGCCTCACCCCGAAGTCCTCCCCGCGCCCCGCCGCGAAGAAGGCGCCGTCCCGCGCGAAGAAGCCGGCCGCGACGAAGGCCGCCCCCACCAGTCGCCCGCTGGTGTTCCCTGAACTGCATGACAGCACCACGTCCAGCGGCCTGAAGGTGGTCTCCGCGGAGCGCGGTCCCCTGCCCATGGTGTCCATGCGGCTGGTGATTCGCGCCGGCAGCTCCACCGACCCCAAGGGCAAGCACGGCATCGCGGACTTCGCCGCGCGGCTGCTGCGCCGAGGCACTCGCCGGATGACGGCGGAGGCCATCGACGAGGCCGTGGAGTTCGTCGGCGCGAGCCTGGGCGTCGGCGTGGGCGAGGACACCCTGTCCGTCGCCATCACCACGCCCGCCGAGCACTTCGCGCAGATGCTGGAGGTCATGGGCCAGCTCGTGATGGAGCCCACCTTCCCGGAGTCGGAGGTCGCCGACGCGCGCGAGCGGGCCCTGGCCCAGTTCGCCAACGACCTGGACGAGCCGTCCGTCATCGCCGACCGCGCCCTGGTGCGGGCCCTGTGGGGAGACCATCCCTACGGGCATGACGTCAGTGGCTCGACGAAGACGGTGAGCACGTTCACCCGCGAGGACGTGGTTCGCTTCCACCAGGAGCGGCTGGGCCCCAAGGTGGCCATGCTGGTGGTGGTGGGCTCCGTGGACCCCAAGAAGGTGGCCCAGGCGGCGGAGAAGGCCTTCGCCGGATGGAGCGGCGGCCCCGATGCGCCCATGGTCATCCCCGCGCTGAACCGCGTCGTGGGCGCGGGCCGGGTGGTGGTGGTGGACAAGCCGGACCAGACGCAGTCCCAGGTGCGCCTGGGCGGTCCGGGCTACCGCATGGGCCACGAGGACTACTTCCCGTCCACCGCGATGAACATCGCGCTGGGCGGCGGCTTCACGTCGCGGCTGATGAACGAAGTCCGCGTCAACCGGGGCCTCACGTACAGCATCGGCTGCTGGTTCGACGCGATGCACGCCGCGGGCATCTTCGCGCTCTCCACCTTCACGAAGACGGAGTCGACGCGGGAGATCATCGACGTGTCGCTCGGCGAGATCACCAAGGTGCGCGACTCGGGCATCAAGCCGGGTGAGCTGCGCGACGCGCAGACGTACATGAGCGGCCTCTACCCGCTGCGCACGGAGACGAACGAGTCCATCGCGCACAGCATCGCCGACATCCGCCTGAATGGGCTCGGGGATGACTGGGTGGTGGAGTTCCGCGACAGGCTGCGGGCGGTGACGCCGAAGCAGGTGTTGGCGGTGGCGCGGAAGTACTGCTTCGCGGAGTCGCCCGCCGTGGTGGTGCTGGGCAAGGCCGACGCGGTGAAGAAGCAGCTTCGCGGGCTGGGCCCCATCACCGTGGTGCCGGCGTCGGAGTACGAGTGA
- a CDS encoding MlaE family ABC transporter permease, with product MTTQTPSKPAQEPGLFVQTVAGFGKGLIDIVSSIGGVVTLAVDVARWSVRRPYRLHNLFAQLDFVGVGSIFIVGLTGLFTGMVFALQTSEAFQLFDAESLVGPTVALTLTRELASVFSALMVTMRAGSAMCTELGTMRVTEQVDALETMAVNPVQYLLVPRVLAGLFMVPMLTILFSTAGMAGAYFVAVGGLGISPGTFLTRTQQWLEPADIYEGVIKGAIFGVSVALICCYKGFNASGGAKGVGQATTEAMVASALSIFILDFFVGIVMH from the coding sequence ATGACCACGCAGACCCCCAGCAAGCCGGCCCAGGAGCCAGGGCTTTTCGTCCAGACGGTGGCCGGCTTCGGCAAGGGCCTCATCGACATCGTCTCCAGCATTGGCGGCGTCGTGACCCTGGCCGTGGACGTGGCTCGCTGGAGCGTCCGCCGTCCCTACCGGCTCCACAACCTGTTCGCCCAGCTGGACTTCGTGGGGGTGGGCTCCATCTTCATCGTCGGGTTGACGGGGCTGTTCACCGGCATGGTGTTCGCCCTTCAAACCTCCGAGGCCTTCCAGCTCTTCGACGCGGAGAGCCTGGTCGGCCCCACCGTGGCGCTGACGCTCACCCGCGAGCTGGCGTCGGTATTCTCCGCGCTGATGGTCACCATGCGCGCCGGTTCCGCCATGTGCACGGAGCTGGGCACCATGCGGGTCACCGAGCAGGTGGATGCGCTGGAGACCATGGCCGTCAACCCGGTGCAGTACCTGCTGGTGCCTCGGGTGCTCGCGGGTCTGTTCATGGTCCCCATGCTCACCATCCTGTTCAGCACGGCGGGCATGGCGGGGGCGTACTTCGTCGCCGTCGGAGGACTGGGCATCTCTCCCGGCACCTTCCTGACGCGCACGCAGCAGTGGCTGGAGCCCGCGGACATCTACGAAGGTGTCATCAAGGGCGCCATCTTCGGCGTCTCCGTCGCGCTCATCTGTTGCTACAAGGGCTTCAACGCTTCAGGTGGCGCCAAGGGCGTGGGCCAGGCGACGACCGAGGCGATGGTGGCCAGCGCGCTGTCCATCTTCATCCTCGATTTCTTCGTCGGCATCGTGATGCACTGA
- a CDS encoding response regulator, with product MDRTRIFVVEDQPQLLKNLLKVLSTFEELDVVGSSQEGEVAVEDIVRVRPQLVLLDLELPGINGIQVTQKVKRQAPEVEILILTSFDDEQKVYEAIQAGASGYLVKRVGPEKIRAGIHEVMAGGTVLEPIIARRFWNYFQSVQAKPATPEKKADNPWKLTPTEFEVLRFVAKGLSNAEVGQVMTLERRTVRTHLSHIYRKMGVNSHVEAVVMALREGVVDL from the coding sequence ATGGACCGCACTCGAATCTTCGTCGTCGAGGACCAGCCCCAGCTGCTCAAGAACCTGCTCAAGGTGCTGAGCACGTTCGAGGAGCTGGACGTCGTGGGCAGCAGCCAGGAGGGCGAGGTGGCGGTGGAGGACATCGTCCGCGTCCGGCCGCAGCTCGTGCTGCTGGACCTGGAGCTGCCCGGCATCAACGGCATCCAGGTGACGCAGAAGGTGAAGCGCCAGGCCCCCGAGGTGGAGATCCTCATCCTCACGTCGTTCGACGACGAGCAGAAGGTCTACGAGGCCATCCAGGCCGGCGCCTCCGGCTACCTGGTGAAGCGGGTGGGGCCGGAGAAGATCCGCGCCGGCATCCACGAGGTCATGGCGGGGGGCACCGTGCTGGAGCCCATCATCGCCCGCCGCTTCTGGAACTACTTCCAGTCCGTCCAGGCCAAGCCCGCCACGCCCGAGAAGAAGGCGGACAACCCGTGGAAGCTGACGCCCACCGAGTTCGAGGTGCTGCGCTTCGTGGCCAAGGGCCTGTCCAACGCGGAGGTGGGGCAGGTGATGACGCTCGAGCGGCGGACGGTCCGGACGCACCTGTCGCATATCTACCGGAAGATGGGCGTCAACTCCCATGTGGAGGCGGTGGTGATGGCCCTGCGTGAAGGGGTCGTGGACCTGTAG
- a CDS encoding M16 family metallopeptidase, producing the protein MRKASPKSAPARAADPSLESLFDVHEATLPNGLQVRLLPNHLAPVVSLYTFFNVGSRNERPGITGISHLFEHMMFNGAKKYGPKMFDKTLEANGGSSNAYTSHDMTVYYDDFASDALETVLDLESDRMRSLRISQDMLTSEREVVKEERRVRMDNDIGGMMDEELGTLVYKAHAYRWPVIGWMADIEAISREDCQTYFRTYYAPNNAMLYIAGDIDPKKTLALVRRYYGDIPRGPAPLPVINAEPEQRGERRSTVRHPAQSPAVMIGYRGPAARDEDTLALDVAQYVLTKGEGSRLTRSLVYEQKLAVGVGLDWSWRIDPGTILFFLELKPDSDPLKAEAALYAELEKLARDGITERELQKALNNLRSDHLRELGTNNGRAHAMGNYEALLGDWRHVLTLPSAYAAITSEKVKAAAAKYLTPERRSVVTVLPAPSEA; encoded by the coding sequence ATGCGCAAGGCTTCCCCGAAGTCCGCTCCCGCTCGCGCGGCGGACCCCTCCCTCGAGTCCCTGTTCGACGTGCACGAGGCCACGCTGCCCAACGGCCTCCAGGTGCGCCTGCTGCCCAATCACCTGGCGCCGGTCGTCAGCCTCTACACCTTCTTCAACGTGGGCAGCCGCAATGAGCGCCCCGGCATCACCGGCATCAGCCACCTGTTCGAGCACATGATGTTCAACGGGGCGAAGAAGTACGGCCCCAAGATGTTCGACAAGACGCTGGAGGCCAACGGCGGCAGCTCCAACGCGTACACGTCCCACGACATGACGGTGTACTACGACGACTTCGCGTCGGACGCGCTGGAGACGGTGCTGGACCTGGAGTCGGACCGGATGCGCTCGCTGCGCATCTCCCAGGACATGCTCACCAGCGAGCGCGAGGTCGTGAAGGAAGAGCGCCGCGTCCGCATGGACAACGACATCGGCGGGATGATGGACGAGGAGCTGGGCACGCTCGTCTACAAGGCCCACGCGTACCGCTGGCCCGTGATTGGCTGGATGGCGGACATCGAGGCCATCTCCCGCGAGGACTGCCAGACGTACTTCCGCACGTACTACGCCCCCAACAACGCGATGCTCTACATCGCGGGCGACATCGACCCGAAGAAGACGCTGGCCCTGGTGCGCCGCTACTACGGCGACATCCCCCGAGGCCCCGCGCCGCTGCCCGTCATCAACGCGGAGCCCGAGCAGCGCGGTGAGCGCCGCTCCACCGTGCGCCACCCCGCGCAGTCCCCCGCGGTGATGATCGGCTACCGAGGCCCCGCCGCGCGCGACGAGGACACCCTGGCCCTGGACGTGGCGCAGTACGTGCTCACCAAGGGGGAGGGGAGCCGGCTGACGCGCTCGCTGGTGTACGAGCAGAAGCTGGCGGTGGGCGTGGGTCTGGACTGGTCCTGGCGCATCGACCCCGGCACCATCCTCTTCTTCCTGGAGCTCAAGCCGGACTCCGACCCGCTGAAGGCGGAGGCCGCGCTGTACGCGGAGCTGGAGAAGCTGGCGCGCGACGGCATCACCGAGCGCGAGCTCCAGAAGGCGCTCAACAACCTGCGCTCGGACCACCTGCGCGAGCTGGGCACCAACAACGGCCGCGCCCACGCGATGGGCAACTACGAGGCCCTGCTGGGTGACTGGCGGCACGTGCTCACCCTGCCTTCCGCCTACGCCGCCATCACGAGCGAGAAGGTGAAGGCCGCCGCCGCGAAATACCTCACCCCCGAGCGCCGCTCCGTCGTGACGGTGCTGCCCGCGCCCTCCGAGGCGTGA
- a CDS encoding HAD-IG family 5'-nucleotidase, with translation MAPTLSPFRPIPGGPSPDPLHGSFRSPLNRARAEAAEQQAQQLLDDEALTRLLTAPREPSRDIVPRAREVFVNRNLRMSGVELIGFDMDYTLAIYHMRRLEQLSFDMTLAKLISEYHYPAVVGHLLYDHHFVMRGLAVDRLNGNILKMDRFGHVGRAYHGLRPLKSEVQRELYRNKRVRLRNPQFAWNDTLFALPETCLFAGIIELLESLGQTVDYGKLYDNIRDAIDTVHRDNSLKREVRKDLGRYVFLDPELGPALHKLRSGGKRLFLLTNSAWDYTDAVMKYLLDGQLAEYPSWRNYFDVVVTAAGKPGFFTEGRPFLELDTSTEEGRSLGEATSLDRGKVYSGGNLARFEELTGYRGEHILYVGDHIYGDILKSKKSSLWRTCMVVQEIEDEITYTATRQNEIGTLTQMEILRERLDDEVNHHKTLLNVLERRLEREPLSPSERESLDEQRRQLKSELDRMRRALKEATHIADTLEEDVEEGFNPYWGLLFKEGSENSRFGYQVEQYACLYTSRVSNFLHHSPMQYYRSPRDQMPHEQAGALSARLSPMGSEGPPKGAGKD, from the coding sequence GTGGCTCCAACTCTGTCCCCCTTCCGTCCCATCCCGGGCGGGCCCTCTCCGGACCCGCTTCACGGGAGCTTCCGTTCTCCACTCAACCGAGCCCGCGCCGAGGCCGCGGAGCAGCAGGCCCAGCAGCTCCTGGACGACGAGGCGTTGACGCGGTTGCTCACCGCGCCCCGCGAGCCCAGCAGGGACATCGTTCCGAGGGCGCGGGAGGTCTTCGTCAACCGCAACCTGCGCATGTCCGGCGTCGAGCTCATCGGCTTCGACATGGACTACACGCTGGCCATCTACCACATGCGCCGGCTGGAGCAGCTGTCGTTCGACATGACGCTGGCCAAGCTCATCAGCGAGTACCACTACCCCGCCGTGGTGGGGCACCTGCTCTACGACCATCACTTCGTGATGCGCGGGCTGGCGGTGGACCGGCTGAACGGGAACATCCTGAAGATGGACCGGTTCGGCCACGTGGGCCGCGCCTACCACGGCCTGCGCCCGCTGAAGTCCGAGGTGCAGCGGGAGCTGTACCGCAACAAGCGCGTGCGACTGCGCAACCCCCAGTTCGCGTGGAACGACACGCTCTTCGCGCTGCCGGAGACGTGCCTGTTCGCGGGCATCATCGAGCTGCTGGAGTCGCTGGGCCAGACGGTGGACTACGGCAAGCTCTACGACAACATCCGCGACGCCATCGACACGGTGCACCGGGACAACTCGCTCAAGCGCGAGGTGCGCAAGGACCTGGGCCGCTACGTGTTCCTGGACCCGGAGCTGGGGCCCGCGCTGCACAAGCTGCGCTCGGGCGGCAAGCGGCTCTTCCTGCTGACGAACTCCGCGTGGGACTACACGGACGCGGTGATGAAGTACCTGCTCGACGGACAGCTCGCGGAGTACCCGAGCTGGCGGAACTACTTCGACGTGGTGGTGACGGCCGCGGGCAAGCCGGGCTTCTTCACGGAGGGCCGCCCGTTCCTGGAGCTGGACACCTCCACCGAGGAGGGCCGCTCCCTGGGCGAGGCCACGTCGCTGGACCGGGGCAAGGTGTACTCGGGCGGCAACCTGGCCCGCTTCGAGGAGCTCACCGGCTACCGGGGCGAGCACATCCTCTACGTCGGCGACCACATCTACGGCGACATCCTGAAGTCGAAGAAGTCGTCGCTGTGGCGCACGTGCATGGTGGTGCAGGAGATTGAAGACGAGATCACCTACACGGCCACGCGGCAGAACGAGATTGGCACCCTCACGCAGATGGAGATCCTCCGGGAGCGCCTCGACGACGAGGTCAATCACCACAAGACGCTGCTCAACGTGCTGGAGCGCAGGCTGGAGCGAGAGCCCCTGTCCCCCTCCGAGCGCGAGTCCCTGGACGAGCAGCGGCGTCAGCTGAAGTCCGAGCTGGACCGGATGCGCCGCGCGCTGAAGGAAGCGACGCACATCGCCGACACCCTCGAGGAGGACGTCGAGGAGGGCTTCAATCCGTACTGGGGCCTGCTCTTCAAGGAGGGCAGCGAGAACAGCCGCTTCGGCTACCAGGTGGAGCAGTACGCGTGCCTCTACACGAGCCGCGTGTCGAACTTCCTGCACCACTCGCCCATGCAGTACTACCGCTCGCCTCGCGACCAGATGCCCCACGAGCAGGCCGGTGCGCTGTCCGCGCGGCTGTCCCCCATGGGCAGCGAAGGGCCGCCCAAGGGCGCGGGGAAGGACTGA
- a CDS encoding serine/threonine-protein kinase, with protein sequence MSATYRLTGRIETGELAELYEAILAPSAEVVVKLFHPKTSDPAYALDLAETTRRLQPVRHPGVLHVVDMGVVRQRLAVVREDVDGYLLGTALQRLHTKEVVLPYTVALYIVIQLLEAVHQAHEAGVLHGALTPGNVVLGRNGTPAVCDFGAMSALLAVPQLRKSFAGRGRGTYRAPEVTRGEAASEASDVYSLGAIAYELLTQREPMAPGSGVSTRRSEGLPPPSRLDRRINARLDPIILRALEPNAARRFRSCAEFANALRNFLSASGGMPGVEDVRRFVNELFPNEVSIASLAAPAFKEPFTLEPISGAEMDDLGAEESEASIVQRAPYSRSLTEAEAGADTQEAAPGFEEYRPEEYEQAIPREPEPRAPQAAQAQEDWAETTQSGGTAMLEQGWEAPPGAAPPKPRRQLVPQGGSVGQGGTRVAARNARMRVVEDFSTPKPPDDDEEFSVAGRRAAARAKRPPPPVEKGPPTVPDAFPAVMAKGKARDDIAVPAPSSPALSASKSAPPNTNERKILRTQDRRGRMLAVAGVLALIGLSTLLVTTSRTEAEAPEPEAAAVPDDAPVGPTPPTPIHPPAPRPKALAEAAAPAAPESAGEDAADEPVSHVKAPPKAQRGYLSVITNMPAKVYLDGVLISRSTPLRRYPLRIGPHQVRVVALATSEPQEAAIRIQRGKDYQLSVLDFRPLSRR encoded by the coding sequence ATGAGCGCCACCTACCGACTGACGGGCCGCATCGAGACCGGCGAGCTGGCGGAGCTGTACGAGGCCATCCTGGCTCCCTCCGCCGAAGTGGTGGTGAAGCTCTTCCACCCCAAGACGTCCGACCCCGCCTACGCGCTGGACCTGGCCGAGACGACGCGTCGACTCCAGCCCGTGCGCCATCCCGGCGTCCTTCACGTCGTGGACATGGGCGTGGTGCGCCAGCGGCTCGCGGTGGTGCGCGAGGACGTGGATGGCTACCTCCTGGGGACCGCGCTCCAGCGCCTCCACACGAAGGAGGTCGTGCTCCCGTACACGGTGGCCCTCTACATCGTCATCCAGCTGCTGGAGGCCGTGCATCAAGCGCACGAGGCGGGGGTCCTCCACGGGGCCCTCACGCCCGGCAACGTGGTGCTGGGCCGCAATGGCACCCCCGCGGTCTGCGACTTCGGGGCGATGAGCGCACTGCTCGCGGTGCCGCAGCTGCGCAAGTCCTTCGCGGGCCGGGGACGCGGGACGTACCGCGCGCCCGAGGTGACGCGCGGCGAGGCGGCCAGCGAGGCCTCCGATGTGTATTCGCTGGGGGCCATCGCGTACGAGCTGCTCACCCAGCGCGAGCCCATGGCTCCGGGCAGTGGCGTCTCCACGCGCCGCAGCGAGGGCCTGCCGCCGCCCAGCCGGTTGGATCGCCGCATCAACGCGCGGCTGGACCCGATCATCTTGCGGGCACTGGAGCCCAACGCCGCGCGGCGCTTCCGTTCGTGCGCGGAGTTCGCGAACGCGCTGCGCAACTTCCTCTCCGCCAGCGGCGGCATGCCGGGCGTCGAGGACGTGCGCCGCTTCGTCAACGAGCTGTTCCCCAACGAGGTGAGCATCGCCAGCCTGGCGGCCCCCGCGTTCAAGGAGCCCTTCACGCTGGAGCCCATCTCCGGCGCGGAGATGGACGACCTGGGCGCCGAGGAGTCCGAGGCCTCCATCGTCCAGCGCGCCCCCTACAGCCGTTCGCTCACGGAGGCGGAAGCGGGCGCGGACACGCAGGAGGCCGCGCCGGGGTTCGAGGAGTACCGCCCGGAGGAGTACGAGCAGGCCATCCCCCGCGAGCCCGAGCCTCGCGCCCCGCAGGCGGCCCAAGCCCAAGAGGACTGGGCGGAGACGACCCAGTCGGGGGGAACGGCCATGCTCGAGCAGGGCTGGGAGGCCCCTCCGGGCGCCGCGCCGCCGAAGCCTCGTCGGCAGTTGGTGCCCCAGGGTGGAAGCGTGGGGCAGGGCGGCACGCGCGTCGCCGCTCGCAACGCGAGGATGCGCGTGGTGGAGGACTTCTCCACGCCCAAGCCACCGGATGACGACGAGGAGTTCTCCGTCGCGGGACGTCGAGCGGCGGCACGTGCGAAGCGCCCCCCGCCGCCAGTGGAGAAGGGGCCTCCGACGGTCCCCGACGCGTTCCCGGCCGTCATGGCGAAGGGGAAGGCGCGCGATGACATCGCGGTGCCGGCGCCGTCGTCGCCCGCGCTGTCTGCCTCCAAGAGCGCGCCTCCGAACACCAACGAGCGGAAGATCCTCCGGACTCAGGACCGCCGAGGCCGGATGCTCGCCGTCGCCGGTGTGCTGGCGTTGATCGGCCTGTCCACGCTCCTCGTCACCACCTCCCGGACGGAGGCCGAGGCGCCGGAGCCCGAGGCGGCCGCGGTGCCCGACGACGCGCCAGTGGGTCCGACACCGCCGACGCCGATTCATCCTCCGGCGCCCCGGCCCAAGGCCCTCGCCGAGGCCGCCGCGCCCGCCGCGCCCGAGAGCGCGGGCGAGGACGCGGCGGATGAGCCCGTCTCGCACGTGAAGGCGCCACCCAAGGCGCAGCGGGGCTACCTCTCCGTCATCACGAACATGCCCGCGAAGGTGTATCTCGACGGGGTGCTCATCAGCCGCTCGACGCCCCTCCGGCGCTATCCCCTGCGCATCGGACCGCATCAAGTCCGGGTGGTCGCGCTGGCGACGAGCGAGCCGCAGGAAGCCGCCATCCGCATCCAGCGCGGCAAGGACTACCAGTTGTCGGTGTTGGACTTCCGCCCCCTGTCTCGACGGTGA
- a CDS encoding RluA family pseudouridine synthase — MTEVRILFEDGGLLVVDKPPGMPVIPGRDGGASLRDMLEARRGQKIFVVHRLDRDTSGALVFALDAQTHRSLSVAFEAGKVRKRYLAWVEGRLDEPRLVDAALVAARKGRMRVARADEPDAKPSRTRVRPVESFDRATLVEAEPLTGRTHQIRVHLLSLGHPLLLDHQYGREQPVTEKDLGGEGDTRVLERTPLHAARVEWPALPGVAARAVESPLPADMARTRELLRLTLR, encoded by the coding sequence GTGACCGAGGTTCGCATCCTCTTCGAGGACGGCGGGCTGCTGGTGGTGGACAAGCCGCCCGGGATGCCGGTCATCCCCGGGCGTGACGGCGGAGCGTCGCTGCGGGACATGCTGGAGGCTCGGCGAGGGCAGAAGATCTTCGTCGTCCACCGGCTGGACCGCGACACCTCCGGGGCGCTCGTCTTCGCGCTCGACGCCCAGACCCACCGCTCGCTCTCCGTCGCCTTCGAGGCCGGCAAGGTGCGCAAGCGCTACCTCGCGTGGGTGGAGGGGCGGCTCGACGAGCCTCGGCTCGTGGACGCGGCGCTGGTGGCCGCGCGCAAGGGCCGGATGCGCGTGGCGAGAGCGGATGAGCCCGACGCGAAGCCCTCTCGCACGCGGGTTCGCCCGGTGGAGAGCTTCGACCGCGCGACGCTGGTGGAGGCCGAGCCGCTCACCGGCCGCACGCACCAGATTCGCGTCCACCTGCTGTCGCTCGGGCACCCGCTGCTGCTGGACCACCAGTACGGCCGGGAGCAACCCGTGACGGAGAAGGACCTGGGCGGGGAAGGGGACACCCGGGTCCTCGAGCGCACGCCGCTGCACGCCGCGCGAGTCGAGTGGCCCGCGCTTCCAGGGGTGGCGGCCAGGGCGGTGGAGTCGCCGCTGCCAGCGGACATGGCGCGGACGCGCGAATTGCTGCGGCTCACGCTGCGCTGA